The following are encoded in a window of Vigna unguiculata cultivar IT97K-499-35 chromosome 8, ASM411807v1, whole genome shotgun sequence genomic DNA:
- the LOC114195673 gene encoding nitrate reductase [NADH] 2, with the protein MAASVHNLQFGTHMNGVVRSCGQDLKPPLPLDFDLDSSSSDEDENDDASYLKEYIRKVNAETEASVMDPRDEGTADQWVARNASMVRLTGKHPFNAESPLPRLMHHGFITPVPLHYVRNHGPVPKAKWEDWTVEITGLVKRPTRFTMDRLVREFPHREFPVTLVCAGNRRKEQNMVKKTIGFNWGSAGTSTSVWRGVPLRHVLKRCGILTRSKGALHVCFEGAENLPGGGGSKYGTSISREMAMDPSRDIILAYMQNGEPLAPDHGFPVRMIIPGFIGGRMVKWLKRIVVTELECDNHYHYKDNRVLPSHVDPELANEEGWWYRPEYIINELNINSVITTPCHDEILPINSWTTQRPYVVRGYAYSGGGRKVTRVEVTLDGGETWHVCTLDHPEKPNKYGKYWCWCFWSLEVEVLDLLGTKEIAVRAWDEGLNTQPENLIWNLMGMMNNCWFRVKTNVCKPHKGEIGIVFEHPTQPGNQPGGWMAKEKHLETSQEPKPSLKKSVSTPFMNTSSKMFSISEVKRHSSPDSAWIIVHGHVYDCTRFLKDHPGGTDSILINAGTDCTEEFDAIHSDKAKKMLEDYRIGELITTGYTSDSSPNNSVHGNSEFTHLAPINEIASKPPLPPRSVALNPREKIPCKLVSKTSISHDVRLFRFALPSENQLLGLPVGKHIFLCATIDGKLCMRAYTPTSGVDEVGFFELLIKVYFKGVHPKFPNGGLMSQHLESLSIGSMLDVKGPLGHIEYTGRGNFTVHGKPRFAKRLAMLAGGTGITPIYQVAQAILKDPEDLTEMHVVYANRTEEDILLREELDAWAKEHSERFKVWYVVETAREGWEYSVGFITETIMREHLPEASRDSLALTCGPPPMIQFAVQPNLEKMGYDIKNDLLVF; encoded by the exons ATGGCGGCTTCCGTTCACAACCTTCAATTCGGCACTCATATGAACGGCGTCGTTCGCAGTTGCGGGCAGGATCTGAAGCCCCCTCTGCCGTTGGATTTCGATCTGGACTCCTCCAGCAGCGACGAGGATGAAAACGACGACGCTTCGTACCTGAAAGAGTACATACGAAAAGTGAACGCGGAAACGGAGGCGTCAGTTATGGACCCGCGAGACGAGGGAACGGCGGATCAGTGGGTCGCACGGAACGCCTCCATGGTCCGCCTCACAGGGAAGCACCCCTTCAACGCGGAATCCCCTTTGCCGCGTCTCATGCACCACGGCTTCATCACCCCAGTCCCGCTCCACTACGTCCGCAACCACGGTCCAGTTCCCAAGGCCAAGTGGGAAGACTGGACCGTTGAAATAACCGGTCTAGTAAAGCGTCCAACCCGGTTCACCATGGACCGCCTCGTGCGCGAGTTCCCCCACCGCGAGTTCCCCGTCACCCTCGTCTGCGCCGGGAACCGCCGCAAGGAGCAGAACATGGTCAAGAAGACCATCGGCTTCAACTGGGGCTCAGCCGGCACCTCCACCTCCGTGTGGCGCGGCGTGCCGCTGCGCCACGTGCTGAAACGCTGTGGGATCCTTACACGTTCGAAGGGCGCGCTTCACGTGTGCTTCGAGGGCGCCGAGAATCTCCCCGGAGGCGGCGGATCCAAGTACGGAACGAGCATCTCGAGGGAGATGGCCATGGACCCCTCGCGCGACATCATCCTTGCGTACATGCAAAACGGCGAGCCTCTGGCACCGGATCACGGCTTCCCCGTTCGCATGATTATTCCCGGGTTTATCGGTGGCAGAATGGTGAAGTGGCTCAAACGCATTGTCGTTACTGAACTTGAGTGCGACAATCATTATCATTACAAGGATAACCGAGTGCTCCCTTCCCATGTTGATCCAGAACTTGCCAATGAAGAAG GTTGGTGGTACAGACCAGAGTACATAATCAACGAGTTGAATATAAACTCAGTGATAACGACTCCGTGTCACGATGAGATTTTGCCCATCAACTCATGGACAACGCAGAGGCCATACGTAGTCAGAGGCTACGCTTATTCCG GTGGTGGGAGGAAAGTGACACGTGTGGAGGTAACACTGGACGGTGGAGAAACGTGGCACGTGTGCACACTGGATCATCCTGAGAAACCTAACAAATATGGAAAGTATTGGTGCTGGTGCTTCTGGTCTTTGGAGGTGGAGGTGTTGGACCTGCTGGGGACCAAAGAGATTGCAGTTCGAGCTTGGGATGAAGGTCTCAACACGCAGCCAGAAAACCTAATTTGGAATCTTATG GGCATGATGAACAACTGTTGGTTCAGAGTGAAAACAAATGTGTGCAAGCCCCATAAGGGTGAGATTGGCATAGTGTTTGAACACCCAACCCAACCAGGGAACCAACCTGGTGGTTGGATGGCCAAGGAAAAGCACTTAGAGACATCACAAGAACCCAAACCAAGCCTCAAAAAGAGTGTCTCTACGCCATTCATGAACACTTCTTCAAAAATGTTCTCCATCTCCGAAGTTAAAAGACATAGCAGCCCTGACTCCGCTTGGATCATCGTCCACGGTCACGTCTACGACTGCACTCGCTTCCTCAAAGATCACCCTGGTGGCACCGACAGCATCCTCATCAATGCCGGCACCGACTGCACCGAAGAGTTTGACGCCATCCACTCTGACAAAGCAAAGAAGATGCTCGAAGATTATCGAATTGGCGAACTCATCACTACAG GTTACACCTCAGACTCATCGCCGAACAACTCCGTGCATGGAAATTCCGAATTCACCCATTTGGCTCCTATCAATGAAATCGCCTCAaaaccaccactaccaccacgcAGTGTGGCTCTCAACCCACGTGAGAAAATCCCATGCAAACTCGTGTCAAAGACCTCCATTTCGCACGACGTGAGGCTTTTCCGTTTCGCACTGCCTTCAGAGAACCAACTCCTAGGTTTACCGGTGGGTAAGCACATTTTCCTGTGCGCCACCATTGATGGAAAGCTATGCATGCGAGCCTACACTCCAACAAGTGGCGTGGACGAAGTGGGGTTCTTCGAGTTGCTCATCAAGGTTTACTTCAAAGGCGTGCACCCCAAGTTCCCGAACGGAGGACTAATGTCACAGCATTTGGAGTCTCTCTCCATTGGGTCCATGTTGGACGTGAAGGGTCCTCTGGGTCACATAGAGTACACCGGAAGAGGCAACTTCACGGTTCATGGGAAACCTAGATTCGCAAAGAGGTTAGCCATGCTAGCTGGTGGAACCGGGATCACACCAATCTACCAAGTGGCGCAAGCGATTCTGAAAGACCCAGAGGACCTCACAGAAATGCATGTGGTGTATGCAAACCGCACAGAGGAGGATATTCTTCTGAGAGAGGAGTTGGATGCATGGGCGAAGGAACACAGCGAGCGGTTCAAGGTGTGGTACGTTGTGGAAACCGCGAGGGAAGGGTGGGAATACAGTGTGGGGTTCATCACAGAAACTATCATGAGGGAGCATCTTCCAGAAGCTTCAAGGGATTCCTTGGCTTTGACGTGTGGACCACCACCCATGATTCAGTTCGCGGTGCAGCCCAATTTGGAGAAGATGGGGTACGATATCAAGAACGATTTGCTCGTGTTTTAG